The following are encoded in a window of Castanea sativa cultivar Marrone di Chiusa Pesio chromosome 9, ASM4071231v1 genomic DNA:
- the LOC142609404 gene encoding 7-deoxyloganetic acid glucosyltransferase-like: MYGCLQHGHPNHTRPKVVSCEYTSLVGPYSNSQTLHNIHHLWDFQVKMGHQHQQPHILMLPLPLLGHIKPMLNIAQLLCHAGLQVTFLNTEHNHHRLTQLQQLSTHFPTLHFESISDGLPKDHPRTFDLTKDMVISFKSVTKPLFREMLAEYSRNSDLGSVTCVIVDGIMYSFANDVAEELGIRVITTRPYGACCLWSFCYISKLIEEGHIPVGAKEDLDQEIKTVPGMEGLLRRRDLPSVCRQPITDPLLQLFIEESKTMTRASGIILNTFDDLEGPILCHIAPLFPNVYTIGPLNALVKTKIGDDIISQCLSSSSNLLEPNHNCMMWLDSKPLRSVVYVSFGSIARVTRSQLLEFWYGLINSGMSFLLVIRRDMIEGVKGDDMIPMELEEATKERGFVVDWAPQEDVLAHSAVGGFFTHSGWNSVLESIGAGVPFICWPLFGDHQLNSRWVSEGWKIGLDMKDTCDRSTVEIMIKTLMKHRREEIIRSMDRFSKLAHDSISPGGSSYNNLEKLIEDLRRI, from the exons ATGTATGGGTGTTTACAGCATGGACATCCAAACCACACCAGACCAAAAGTTGTGAGTTGTGAATACACTAGCCTTGTTGGTCCTTATTCCAATTCCCAAACACTGCATAATATTCATCACCTTTGGGACTTTCAAGTTAAGATGGGTCATCAGCATCAACAACCTCATATACTGATGTTGCCACTTCCTTTACTAGGCCACATCAAGCCCATGCTAAATATAGCACAGCTACTATGCCACGCTGGGCTCCAAGTTACCTTCCTGAACACTGAGCACAACCACCACCGACTCACCCAACTCCAACAGCTTTCTACTCACTTCCCAACCCTCCATTTTGAGTCAATATCTGATGGCCTGCCGAAGGATCACCCTCGCACTTTTGATTTGACTAAAGACATGGTCATCTCGTTCAAGTCTGTTACAAAGCCACTCTTCCGCGAGATGTTGGCTGAGTATAGCAGAAACTCCGATCTGGGTTCAGTCACTTGTGTAATAGTGGATGGAATTATGTACTCTTTTGCAAATGATGTCGCTGAGGAGTTGGGGATTCGCGTAATTACCACACGACCATATGGTGCTTGCTGTTTGTGGAGCTTTTGCTATATTTCAAAGCTGATTGAGGAAGGCCACATTCCAGTTGGAG CAAAAGAAGATTTGGATCAAGAGATTAAAACTGTGCCAGGTATGGAGGGTCTTTTGCGACGTCGAGATCTACCATCAGTTTGTAGACAACCAATCACGGATCCTCTCCTACAACTCTTCATTGAGGAAAGCAAGACCATGACTCGAGCTTCAGGAATCATACTCAACACCTTTGATGACCTCGAGGGTCCGATTCTCTGTCACATCGCCCCTCTCTTTCCAAATGTTTACACAATTGGTCCACTCAATGCTCTCGTCAAAACCAAAATTGGGGATGATATCATCTCACAATGTTTATCCTCCTCTAGTAACTTATTGGAACCGAACCATAATTGCATGATGTGGTTAGATTCCAAGCCATTAAGATCGGTTGTTTATGTTAGCTTCGGAAGCATAGCAAGGGTGACACGTAGTCAATTGTTGGAGTTTTGGTACGGTCTAATCAACAGTGGCATGTCATTTTTATTGGTGATACGGCGTGATATGATTGAAGGTGTGAAAGGGGATGACATGATCCCGATGGAGCTTGAGGAGGCCACAAAAGAAAGGGGATTTGTTGTGGATTGGGCTCCACAAGAAGATGTTCTAGCCCACTCAGCAGTGGGTGGGTTTTTCACCCACAGTGGTTGGAACTCGGTTTTAGAAAGCATTGGTGCTGGAGTGCCTTTCATTTGTTGGCCATTGTTTGGCGACCACCAACTTAATAGTAGGTGGGTCAGTGAAGGGTGGAAGATTGGGCTTGATATGAAAGACACATGTGATAGATCAACCGTTGAGATAATGATTAAAACTCTTATGAAACATAGAAGGGAGGAAATCATCAGGTCCATGGATCGATTTTCAAAATTGGCTCATGATTCTATTAGCCCAGGTGGATCCTCCTACAACAACTTGGAGAAGCTTATTGAAGACTTGAGAAGAATATGA